In one window of Leifsonia sp. NPDC080035 DNA:
- a CDS encoding bifunctional (p)ppGpp synthetase/guanosine-3',5'-bis(diphosphate) 3'-pyrophosphohydrolase — protein sequence MVDTSTPQSASLRRLVPRIFSRAQPAGAVDTLIRTVRMHHPKADLSLIERAYAVAERAHNGQKRRSGEPYITHPVAVAQIIADLGIGAKTIAAALLHDTVEDTEYTLDELRDQFGDEIAMLVDGVTKLDKVKYGDSAQAETVRKMIVAMSKDIRVLIIKLADRLHNARTWGFVPAANAARKATETLEIYAPLAHRLGIQAIKWELEDLSFAVLYPKLYAEIESLVKQRTPERERLVQQVIASINEDLKSAKIRGKVVGRPKQYYSIYQKMVVRGREFDDIYDLVGIRVLVTTVRDCYAVLGQIHARWTPMPGRFKDYIATPKFNLYQSLHTTVIGPQGRPVEIQIRTEEMHQRAEFGVAAHWKYKEQTTGKSAGGPSKVDTDLAWLAHISDWQAETADPSEFLDSLRFEIGAKEVYVFTPKGRVIGLPAGATPVDFAYAVHTEVGHRTMGAKVNGRLVPLESTLATGDVVEIFTSKNPDSGPSQDWLNFVKSPRARNKIRQWFTKERRDEAIEQGKDAIARAMRKQNLPLQKLMTQDALVEVASSLKHPDVSSLYAAVGEGHISTQSVIEKIVASLQSEVESDGELDIPVKGRGKQLRNSDSGVLVRGAPDILVKLAKCCTPVPGDPIVGFVTRGQGVSVHQASCHNVQSLLQEPDRMIDVEWAPSSKSVFLVQIQVEALDRSGLLSDVTRVLSEHHVNILSATVTTSSDRLALSRFVFEMGDTTHLDRVLNAVRRIDGVYDVYRVSGG from the coding sequence ATGGTTGATACTTCGACACCGCAGTCCGCTTCGCTGCGCCGCCTCGTGCCCCGGATCTTCTCTCGCGCTCAGCCGGCCGGCGCGGTCGACACCCTGATCCGTACGGTCCGCATGCACCATCCCAAGGCGGACCTGTCCCTCATCGAGCGCGCGTACGCGGTGGCCGAGCGCGCTCACAACGGCCAGAAGCGCCGCTCCGGCGAACCGTACATCACGCATCCTGTCGCCGTCGCTCAGATCATCGCGGATCTGGGCATCGGGGCGAAGACCATCGCGGCCGCCCTGCTCCACGACACCGTCGAGGACACCGAATACACCCTCGACGAGCTTCGCGACCAGTTCGGCGACGAGATCGCGATGCTGGTAGACGGCGTCACCAAGCTCGACAAGGTGAAGTACGGCGACAGCGCGCAGGCGGAGACCGTGCGCAAGATGATCGTCGCGATGTCGAAGGACATCCGCGTGCTGATCATCAAGCTCGCCGACCGGCTGCACAACGCTCGCACCTGGGGCTTCGTGCCGGCCGCGAACGCCGCCCGCAAGGCGACCGAGACGCTCGAGATCTACGCGCCGCTGGCGCACAGGCTCGGCATCCAGGCCATCAAGTGGGAGCTCGAAGACCTGTCGTTCGCGGTGCTCTACCCGAAGCTGTACGCGGAGATCGAGAGCCTGGTCAAGCAGCGCACACCCGAGCGTGAGCGACTGGTGCAGCAGGTGATCGCCTCGATCAACGAGGACCTCAAGTCCGCGAAGATCCGCGGGAAGGTCGTCGGCCGGCCCAAGCAGTACTACTCCATTTATCAGAAGATGGTCGTGCGCGGTCGCGAGTTCGACGACATCTACGACCTGGTCGGCATCCGCGTCCTCGTGACGACGGTGCGCGACTGCTACGCCGTGCTCGGCCAGATCCACGCCCGGTGGACGCCGATGCCCGGTCGGTTCAAGGACTACATCGCGACGCCGAAGTTCAACCTCTACCAGTCGCTGCACACCACCGTGATCGGGCCTCAGGGCCGCCCCGTCGAGATCCAGATCCGCACCGAGGAGATGCACCAGCGCGCCGAGTTCGGTGTGGCGGCGCACTGGAAGTACAAGGAGCAGACGACCGGGAAGAGCGCCGGGGGACCGTCCAAGGTCGACACCGACCTCGCCTGGCTCGCCCACATCTCCGATTGGCAGGCCGAGACCGCAGACCCGTCCGAGTTCCTGGACTCGCTTCGGTTCGAGATCGGCGCCAAAGAGGTCTACGTCTTCACGCCGAAGGGCCGGGTGATCGGTCTGCCCGCCGGTGCGACACCGGTGGACTTCGCGTACGCGGTGCACACGGAGGTCGGCCACCGCACGATGGGCGCCAAGGTGAACGGTCGCCTTGTGCCGCTGGAGAGCACGCTTGCCACGGGCGACGTCGTGGAGATCTTCACCTCGAAGAACCCGGACTCCGGCCCGAGCCAGGACTGGCTGAACTTCGTCAAGAGCCCCCGCGCTCGGAACAAGATCCGCCAGTGGTTCACCAAGGAGCGCCGCGACGAGGCGATCGAGCAGGGCAAGGATGCGATCGCCCGGGCGATGCGCAAGCAGAACCTGCCGCTGCAGAAGCTGATGACGCAGGATGCGCTCGTCGAGGTCGCCTCCTCGCTCAAGCATCCCGACGTCTCGTCGTTGTACGCGGCGGTCGGGGAAGGCCACATCTCCACCCAGTCCGTCATCGAGAAGATCGTCGCCTCGCTGCAGAGCGAGGTCGAGTCGGATGGCGAGCTGGACATCCCGGTCAAGGGCCGTGGCAAGCAGCTGCGGAACAGCGACTCGGGCGTGCTCGTGCGCGGGGCCCCGGACATCCTGGTGAAGCTCGCGAAGTGCTGCACCCCGGTTCCCGGTGACCCGATCGTCGGGTTCGTGACCCGTGGGCAGGGCGTCTCGGTGCACCAGGCCAGCTGTCACAACGTGCAGTCCCTGCTGCAGGAACCCGACCGGATGATCGACGTCGAGTGGGCGCCGAGTTCCAAGAGCGTGTTCCTGGTGCAGATCCAGGTCGAGGCCCTCGACCGCTCGGGGCTGCTCTCTGACGTGACGCGGGTGCTGTCGGAGCACCACGTGAACATCCTTTCCGCGACGGTCACCACCTCGAGCGACCGGCTGGCGCTCAGCCGGTTCGTGTTCGAGATGGGGGACACCACCCACCTCGACCGCGTGCTGAACGCGGTCCGTCGCATCGACGGCGTCTACGACGTCTACCGCGTCAGCGGCGGCTGA
- a CDS encoding peptidylprolyl isomerase translates to MAPSKQNDRDARQARERLRAYQARQTVHEEKTKRRKRDNWVAGIAVIVIVGLAVGTQLLYFAKPGPASASASPSPSASSAALSLPSKSLAEDRTWTGTMTINGIPLGVSLDGAKAPQAVSSTVYLTQKKFYDGLSCHRLTTSGIYVLQCGDPEGTGGGGPGYEYGPIENAPSDDTYPAGTIAMARQGNNAKSQGSQFFIVYKDTKLGRDDAGGYTVIGKVTSGLDTLVSQVADKGVKGGAGDGAPAVSTKIDTFTLQ, encoded by the coding sequence GTGGCACCCAGCAAGCAGAACGACCGCGACGCGCGACAGGCCCGCGAGCGCCTCCGGGCGTACCAGGCCAGGCAGACGGTCCACGAGGAGAAGACGAAGCGGCGCAAGCGCGACAACTGGGTCGCCGGCATCGCCGTCATCGTGATCGTCGGGCTCGCCGTCGGGACGCAGCTGCTGTACTTCGCGAAGCCCGGTCCCGCGAGCGCATCCGCGTCGCCGTCGCCCTCCGCGTCGTCCGCCGCGCTGTCGCTGCCCTCGAAGTCCCTCGCCGAGGACCGCACCTGGACCGGCACCATGACGATCAACGGCATCCCGCTCGGGGTGTCGCTGGACGGTGCGAAGGCGCCCCAGGCCGTCTCCAGCACCGTCTACCTGACGCAGAAGAAGTTCTACGACGGGCTGAGCTGCCACCGCCTCACGACCAGCGGCATCTACGTGCTGCAGTGCGGCGACCCGGAAGGCACGGGCGGCGGCGGGCCCGGCTACGAGTACGGGCCCATCGAGAACGCGCCGAGCGACGACACCTACCCCGCCGGCACGATCGCGATGGCGCGCCAGGGCAACAACGCGAAGAGCCAGGGCAGCCAGTTCTTCATCGTCTACAAGGACACGAAGCTCGGCCGGGACGACGCGGGCGGCTACACGGTCATCGGGAAGGTCACGAGCGGACTGGACACGCTGGTGAGCCAGGTCGCCGACAAGGGCGTGAAGGGCGGGGCCGGAGACGGCGCACCCGCCGTGTCGACGAAGATCGACACCTTCACGCTGCAGTGA
- a CDS encoding rhodanese-like domain-containing protein: MSAARAHELVESGSAWLLDVREGYEWEAGHAPAAHHIPLSEIEARQHELPEAEQILVICHTGARSRMVTGALNRADYPAANVAGGMDAWEASGAPVARSDGSPGAVV, from the coding sequence GTGAGCGCCGCCCGTGCGCATGAGCTCGTCGAGTCGGGTTCGGCCTGGCTGCTCGATGTCCGCGAGGGCTACGAGTGGGAGGCCGGGCACGCCCCGGCCGCCCATCACATCCCGCTCTCGGAGATCGAGGCGCGGCAGCACGAGTTGCCAGAAGCGGAGCAGATCCTGGTGATCTGCCACACCGGCGCTCGCTCGCGGATGGTCACCGGCGCCCTGAACCGCGCCGATTACCCCGCGGCGAACGTGGCCGGCGGTATGGACGCCTGGGAGGCGTCCGGCGCCCCGGTCGCGCGTTCCGACGGATCGCCGGGGGCGGTCGTCTGA
- the alaS gene encoding alanine--tRNA ligase, producing the protein MQTAEIHRRWLDFFAKRGHTVVPSASLVSDDPSLLFTVAGMVPFVPYLTGVVPAPFPRATSVQKCIRTLDIEEVGKTPRHGTFFQMCGNFSFGDYFKEQAITFAWDLLTTSEEEGGLGFSPDDLWVTVYEEDDEAREIWQRVSTLPPERIQDLGKDTNYWSTGQPGPAGPCSEIFFDRGPAYGIDGGPATDDDRYVEIWNLVFMQYLRGEGTGKKDFEILGDLPKKNIDTGMGLERVAFIKQGVDNMYEIDQVRPVLDRAAELANKPYGNEAHEDDVRLRVVADHVRSALMLMTDGVTPSNEGRGYVLRRLLRRTVRAMRLLGVEGATFPELFPVSRDAMKAAYPEIETEFARTSQLAYAEEETFLRTLAAGTSILDTAVANTRKSGKDQLAGDTAFLLHDTYGFPIDLTLEMAEEAGLSVDRGAFDSLMADQRARAKADAKAKKTALADLSVYSAFRAQGETVFTGYTDLETESSVLGLIVDGQSVSKATEGQVAEIILGATALYAESGGQDADAGTIIGPGYELDVLDVQKPVKGLISHKVLVRSGEVGVGAPATSLVDAQYRRGARQAHSGTHIVHAALRQVLGPNAHQSGSYNKAGYLRLDFSWNQALSPETRSEIEEISNNAIRDNLEVTTRELPLAEAKALGAMALFGEKYGDVVRVVDIGGPWSRELCAGTHVSSSAEIGMINLVSESSVGSTNRRVESLVGLEAFQDLAVERTIVSQLSSSLKTPREQLPEKIADLMASLKAAEKRIQAFEARAVLDKVPGLLESATRRGAVTVVAEDAGTLNSADDLRLLVTTVRERLGSDPATVALAARAAGKPVVIVATNQAARDAGVNAGALAKTAAGILGGGGGGKADLAQGGGTDADAIPAALGAVSSAIG; encoded by the coding sequence ATGCAGACTGCTGAAATCCACCGCCGCTGGCTCGACTTCTTCGCCAAGCGCGGTCACACCGTCGTCCCCTCCGCCTCCCTGGTCAGCGACGACCCGTCGCTGCTCTTCACGGTGGCCGGGATGGTGCCCTTCGTTCCGTACCTGACCGGTGTCGTCCCCGCGCCGTTCCCGCGCGCGACGAGCGTGCAGAAGTGCATCCGCACCCTCGACATCGAGGAGGTCGGCAAGACCCCTCGGCACGGCACGTTCTTCCAGATGTGCGGCAACTTCTCGTTCGGCGACTACTTCAAGGAGCAGGCGATCACCTTCGCCTGGGATCTGCTGACCACATCCGAGGAGGAGGGCGGCCTCGGCTTCTCGCCGGACGACCTGTGGGTCACCGTCTACGAGGAGGACGACGAGGCGCGGGAGATCTGGCAGCGCGTCTCCACCCTCCCTCCCGAGCGCATCCAGGACCTCGGCAAGGACACCAACTACTGGTCGACCGGCCAGCCCGGCCCCGCCGGCCCGTGCTCGGAGATCTTCTTCGACCGCGGTCCCGCGTACGGCATCGACGGCGGTCCCGCGACCGACGACGACCGCTATGTGGAGATCTGGAACCTGGTCTTCATGCAGTACCTGCGCGGCGAGGGCACGGGCAAGAAGGACTTCGAGATCCTCGGCGACCTGCCGAAGAAGAACATCGACACCGGCATGGGCCTCGAGCGCGTCGCGTTCATCAAGCAGGGCGTCGACAACATGTACGAGATCGACCAGGTGCGTCCGGTGCTGGACCGCGCCGCGGAGCTCGCGAACAAGCCGTACGGCAACGAGGCGCACGAGGACGACGTGCGACTGCGCGTCGTGGCGGACCACGTCCGCAGCGCGCTGATGCTGATGACCGACGGCGTCACGCCGTCCAACGAGGGCCGCGGCTACGTGCTGCGCCGGCTGCTGCGCCGCACCGTGCGCGCGATGCGGCTGCTCGGCGTCGAGGGTGCGACGTTCCCGGAGCTGTTCCCGGTGTCCCGTGACGCCATGAAGGCCGCATACCCGGAGATCGAGACAGAGTTCGCGCGCACCTCCCAGCTGGCCTACGCCGAGGAGGAGACCTTCCTGCGCACGCTCGCGGCCGGCACCAGCATCCTGGACACCGCGGTCGCGAACACGCGCAAGTCGGGTAAGGACCAGCTCGCGGGCGACACCGCGTTCCTGCTGCACGACACCTACGGCTTCCCGATCGATCTCACGCTGGAGATGGCGGAGGAGGCGGGCCTCAGCGTCGACCGCGGCGCGTTCGACAGCCTCATGGCCGACCAGCGCGCCCGCGCCAAGGCGGACGCGAAGGCGAAGAAGACCGCGCTCGCCGACCTCTCCGTCTACAGCGCGTTCCGCGCGCAGGGTGAGACCGTGTTCACTGGGTACACGGACCTGGAGACGGAGTCGAGCGTTCTCGGGCTGATCGTCGACGGTCAGTCTGTCTCGAAGGCGACCGAGGGCCAGGTCGCCGAGATCATCCTCGGTGCGACGGCGCTCTACGCCGAGTCGGGCGGTCAGGACGCGGACGCCGGCACCATCATCGGCCCGGGCTACGAGCTCGACGTGCTCGACGTCCAGAAGCCGGTGAAGGGCCTGATCAGCCACAAGGTGCTCGTCCGCAGCGGCGAGGTGGGCGTCGGCGCGCCGGCGACCAGCCTGGTCGACGCACAGTACCGTCGCGGCGCCAGGCAGGCGCACTCCGGCACGCACATCGTCCACGCCGCGCTCCGCCAGGTGCTCGGCCCCAACGCGCACCAGTCCGGCTCGTACAACAAGGCCGGCTACCTGCGCCTCGACTTCTCCTGGAACCAGGCCCTGTCGCCGGAGACGCGCAGCGAGATCGAGGAGATCTCGAACAACGCGATCCGGGACAACCTGGAGGTGACCACCCGCGAGCTGCCGCTGGCGGAGGCGAAGGCCCTCGGCGCGATGGCGCTGTTCGGCGAGAAGTACGGCGACGTCGTGCGCGTCGTCGACATCGGCGGCCCCTGGTCGCGCGAGCTCTGCGCGGGCACGCACGTGTCCAGCAGCGCCGAGATCGGGATGATCAACCTGGTCAGCGAGTCGTCCGTCGGCTCCACCAACCGTCGAGTGGAGTCGCTCGTCGGGCTGGAGGCGTTCCAGGACCTCGCGGTCGAGCGCACGATCGTCTCGCAGCTCTCCAGCTCGCTGAAGACGCCGCGCGAGCAACTGCCGGAGAAGATCGCCGACCTGATGGCGAGCCTGAAGGCGGCCGAGAAGCGCATCCAGGCGTTCGAGGCGCGCGCCGTGCTCGACAAGGTTCCGGGGCTGCTGGAGTCCGCGACCCGTCGCGGCGCGGTGACCGTGGTCGCGGAGGACGCGGGCACCCTGAACTCGGCCGACGACCTGCGCCTGCTCGTCACGACCGTGCGCGAGCGCCTCGGGTCCGACCCGGCGACGGTCGCCCTCGCGGCGCGCGCCGCGGGCAAGCCCGTCGTCATCGTGGCCACGAACCAGGCCGCGCGCGACGCCGGCGTGAACGCGGGCGCGCTCGCCAAGACCGCCGCGGGCATCCTCGGCGGGGGCGGCGGCGGCAAGGCGGACCTCGCACAGGGCGGCGGAACGGACGCGGACGCGATCCCGGCCGCGCTCGGCGCGGTGTCGTCGGCGATCGGGTAG
- a CDS encoding DUF349 domain-containing protein produces the protein MATSEQHPWGRVDETGTVYVREGDGERVVGEYPDGTAEEAIAYFERKYTDLAGQVGLLEQRARRGAPANDVAKSVANLRSAVEGANAVGDLASLLTRLDALGGTVEELTEQQSAEAKAAVENAILERTAIVEEAEALAAQDPERTQWKQTTASLDALFARWQAHQHDGPRLPKNEANELWKRFRAARSTIEHNRKAFFAELDSQHRDVRSRKNALIEQAERLVPLGADGVPEYRRLLDQWKLAGRAGKKNDDALWARFKAAGDAIYSAKAEVDARDNVEYEANLQLKLALLEEAEPLLHEKNRETARAALLSIQERWDAIGRVPREQVRPIEDRLRKVEAAVRRLDEEHWEKNDPEKKARSEGLASQLNAAIAKLEQELAEAQATGDAAKVKAAQEALDARKIWLDALK, from the coding sequence TTGGCTACTTCTGAACAGCACCCCTGGGGTCGCGTCGACGAGACCGGCACCGTGTACGTCCGCGAGGGCGACGGCGAACGCGTCGTCGGCGAGTACCCGGACGGTACCGCGGAGGAGGCGATCGCCTACTTCGAGCGCAAGTACACGGATCTCGCCGGCCAGGTCGGCCTGCTCGAGCAGCGCGCGCGGCGCGGCGCCCCGGCGAACGACGTGGCGAAGTCCGTCGCCAACCTCCGCAGCGCCGTCGAGGGCGCGAACGCGGTCGGCGACCTCGCCTCCCTGCTCACCCGTCTCGACGCCCTCGGCGGCACCGTCGAGGAGCTGACCGAGCAGCAGAGCGCCGAGGCCAAGGCCGCCGTCGAGAACGCGATCCTCGAGCGCACCGCCATCGTCGAGGAGGCGGAGGCGCTCGCGGCACAGGACCCCGAGCGGACGCAGTGGAAGCAGACGACCGCGTCGCTTGATGCGCTGTTCGCGCGCTGGCAGGCGCACCAGCACGACGGGCCGCGCCTGCCCAAGAACGAGGCGAACGAGCTCTGGAAGCGGTTCCGCGCCGCCCGGTCGACCATCGAGCACAACCGCAAGGCGTTCTTCGCCGAGCTCGACAGCCAGCACCGCGACGTGCGCTCCCGCAAGAACGCGCTCATCGAGCAGGCGGAGCGTCTGGTGCCGCTCGGGGCCGACGGCGTGCCGGAGTACCGGCGGCTGCTCGACCAGTGGAAGCTGGCGGGACGCGCGGGCAAGAAGAACGACGACGCCCTCTGGGCGCGGTTCAAGGCAGCCGGTGACGCGATCTACTCGGCGAAGGCCGAGGTCGACGCGCGCGACAACGTCGAGTACGAGGCGAACCTCCAGCTGAAGCTGGCGCTCCTCGAGGAGGCGGAGCCGCTCCTGCACGAGAAGAACCGCGAGACCGCACGCGCCGCCCTGCTCTCCATCCAGGAGCGCTGGGACGCGATCGGACGCGTGCCCCGCGAGCAGGTGCGCCCCATCGAGGACCGGCTGCGCAAGGTCGAGGCGGCCGTCCGCCGTCTCGACGAGGAGCACTGGGAGAAGAACGACCCCGAGAAGAAGGCGCGCTCGGAGGGGCTGGCCAGCCAGCTCAACGCGGCGATCGCCAAACTGGAGCAGGAGCTCGCCGAGGCCCAGGCCACTGGTGATGCCGCGAAGGTGAAGGCGGCCCAGGAGGCGCTCGATGCCCGCAAGATCTGGCTCGACGCGCTGAAGTAG
- a CDS encoding replication-associated recombination protein A: MVDVQPGLRTGATPLAVRMRPKSLDEVAGQRHLLRPGSPLVALASDKEGQSGSVSVILWGPPGTGKTTLAQAIAHSSGRRFVELSAVTAGVKDVRLVMEEALSTRDLYGVSTVLFLDEIHRFTKAQQDALLPGVENGWVILVAATTENPSFSVISPLLSRSLLLTLETLSDDDLGVVIDRAVTDERGLAGQYTLDDEARAALIRLASGDARRALTALEAASVTAASSTPATSKKKPVITAELVAQAVDRALLRYDRNGDEHYDVISAFIKSVRGSDVDAALHYLARMIEAGEDPRFIARRIIVSASEDIGMADPQALVVAIAAADAVQYIGMPEGRIPLAQAVVHLATAPKSNAAYMALDAAIADVRAGKIGRVPKHLRDAHYPGAKRLGHGKGYKYPHDDALGVLRQQYLPDELKGTSYYAPTEHGNERDVSARLAKLRRIVRGE; this comes from the coding sequence GTGGTCGATGTGCAGCCTGGGCTCCGGACGGGGGCGACGCCTCTCGCCGTGCGCATGCGGCCGAAGTCCCTCGACGAGGTCGCCGGCCAGCGGCACCTGCTGCGGCCCGGCTCGCCGCTCGTCGCGCTCGCATCCGACAAGGAGGGGCAGTCGGGCTCCGTCTCGGTCATCCTCTGGGGCCCTCCCGGCACCGGGAAGACCACGCTGGCGCAGGCGATCGCACACTCGTCCGGGCGGCGGTTCGTCGAGCTCTCCGCGGTGACGGCCGGCGTCAAGGACGTGCGGCTGGTCATGGAGGAGGCGCTCTCGACGCGCGACCTGTACGGCGTCTCCACCGTGCTCTTCCTCGACGAGATCCACCGCTTCACCAAGGCCCAGCAGGATGCCCTGCTCCCCGGTGTCGAGAACGGCTGGGTCATCCTGGTCGCCGCGACGACCGAGAACCCGTCGTTCTCCGTCATCTCGCCGCTGCTCTCGCGCTCGCTCCTGCTCACCCTCGAGACGCTGAGCGACGACGACCTGGGCGTCGTGATCGACCGCGCTGTCACAGACGAGCGCGGGCTCGCCGGACAATACACGCTGGACGACGAGGCGCGCGCCGCGCTCATCCGGCTGGCCTCCGGCGACGCCCGGCGCGCGCTCACCGCGCTGGAGGCGGCGTCGGTGACCGCCGCATCCTCCACTCCGGCGACGTCGAAGAAGAAGCCGGTGATCACCGCCGAGCTCGTGGCGCAGGCCGTGGACAGGGCGCTGCTGCGCTACGACCGCAACGGCGACGAGCACTACGACGTGATCAGCGCCTTCATCAAGTCGGTGCGCGGCTCGGACGTGGACGCGGCGCTGCATTACCTCGCCCGCATGATCGAGGCGGGGGAGGACCCGCGCTTCATCGCGCGGCGCATCATCGTCTCGGCCTCCGAGGACATCGGCATGGCCGACCCGCAGGCACTGGTGGTCGCGATCGCCGCGGCGGACGCGGTGCAGTACATCGGGATGCCCGAGGGGCGCATCCCGCTCGCCCAGGCGGTCGTCCACCTTGCAACGGCGCCGAAGTCGAACGCCGCGTACATGGCGCTGGATGCGGCGATCGCCGACGTGCGCGCCGGCAAGATCGGGCGAGTGCCCAAGCACCTGCGGGATGCGCACTACCCGGGCGCGAAGCGACTCGGCCACGGCAAGGGCTACAAGTATCCGCACGACGACGCGCTCGGTGTGCTGCGGCAGCAGTATCTGCCCGACGAGCTGAAGGGCACGAGCTACTACGCCCCGACGGAGCACGGCAACGAACGCGACGTCTCCGCGCGGCTGGCCAAGCTCCGCCGCATCGTCCGCGGGGAGTGA
- the ruvX gene encoding Holliday junction resolvase RuvX: MRTGVRLGIDVGKVRIGVSRSDLHGMLATPLETVARSEDAADRRRIAEIVSELGVFEIIVGLPLALSGAHTASTADAVAFAEALGGEVEAPIRLVDERLSTVSAHSALRASGRNSKTARPVVDQVAATIILQHALDAERASGRPPGEPVE; this comes from the coding sequence GTGCGGACGGGAGTTCGGCTCGGCATCGACGTCGGCAAGGTCAGGATCGGCGTCAGCCGGTCCGACCTCCACGGGATGCTGGCGACCCCTCTCGAGACCGTCGCACGCTCCGAGGATGCTGCGGATCGCCGCAGGATCGCCGAGATCGTGAGCGAACTCGGAGTTTTCGAGATTATCGTCGGGCTTCCGTTGGCCCTTTCGGGCGCGCACACCGCATCCACCGCCGACGCCGTGGCCTTCGCCGAAGCGCTCGGCGGGGAGGTGGAGGCTCCGATACGCCTTGTGGACGAGCGGCTGAGCACGGTCTCGGCCCATTCCGCGCTCCGGGCGTCCGGCAGAAACTCGAAAACTGCGCGTCCGGTGGTGGATCAGGTGGCGGCCACGATAATTTTGCAGCACGCCCTCGACGCGGAGCGCGCCTCTGGCCGTCCGCCGGGCGAACCCGTCGAATAA
- the rpsD gene encoding 30S ribosomal protein S4, with translation MSSRSRSKTRESRALGIALTPKAARYMEKRPYAPGEHGRTKRKADSDYAVRLREKQRLRAQYGILEKQLRIAFEEARRTQGLTGENLVELLEMRLDALVLRAGFARTISQARQFVVHRHILVDGKIVDRPSFRVKPGQTIGVKARSEGTEPFQVAAAGGHVDVLPKTPGYLEVELDKLQAVLVRRPKRAEVPVTCDVQLVVEYYAAR, from the coding sequence GTGTCTTCACGTTCCCGCAGCAAGACCCGTGAGTCTCGCGCACTGGGCATCGCCCTCACCCCGAAGGCCGCCCGCTACATGGAGAAGCGCCCGTACGCCCCGGGTGAGCACGGCCGCACGAAGCGCAAGGCCGACTCCGACTACGCCGTTCGTCTGCGCGAGAAGCAGCGTCTGCGCGCCCAGTACGGCATCCTCGAGAAGCAGCTCCGCATCGCGTTCGAGGAGGCCCGCCGCACCCAGGGTCTGACCGGTGAGAACCTGGTCGAGCTCCTCGAGATGCGTCTGGACGCCCTCGTGCTCCGCGCCGGCTTCGCCCGCACCATCTCGCAGGCCCGCCAGTTCGTCGTTCACCGTCACATCCTCGTCGACGGCAAGATCGTCGACCGCCCGTCGTTCCGCGTGAAGCCGGGTCAGACCATCGGCGTCAAGGCCCGCTCCGAGGGCACCGAGCCCTTCCAGGTCGCGGCCGCCGGCGGTCACGTCGACGTTCTGCCGAAGACCCCGGGCTACCTCGAGGTCGAGCTCGACAAGCTGCAGGCGGTGCTCGTGCGTCGCCCGAAGCGCGCCGAGGTCCCCGTCACCTGTGACGTCCAGCTCGTCGTCGAGTACTACGCGGCCCGCTAA
- a CDS encoding DUF948 domain-containing protein translates to MSAGDIAGLIAAVVFAVLVGFIAVPLLKLGRVLDSTRDAIKEASDGITPILDETATTLQETNKQLARVDVITKNVADVTGNVSALVALFAATVGGPLIKLAGFSAAARAAFRAAGGSRRRRGGAD, encoded by the coding sequence ATGTCCGCAGGAGACATCGCGGGACTGATCGCGGCGGTGGTCTTCGCCGTGCTGGTTGGCTTCATCGCCGTTCCGCTGCTGAAGCTCGGGCGCGTCCTCGACTCCACGAGGGATGCGATCAAGGAGGCCAGCGACGGCATCACGCCGATCCTGGATGAGACGGCGACGACGCTGCAGGAGACGAACAAGCAGCTCGCGCGCGTCGACGTGATCACCAAGAACGTCGCCGACGTCACCGGCAACGTCTCCGCCCTGGTCGCCCTGTTCGCCGCGACCGTGGGCGGCCCGCTCATCAAGCTCGCGGGGTTCAGCGCGGCCGCGCGGGCCGCGTTCCGGGCGGCGGGCGGCTCCCGGCGTCGCCGCGGCGGAGCGGACTAG